The DNA sequence TACGGTCGGAGTCATGAACGCAGCGCCCGGCCACCCGCGGTCCCGCCACCCCCGCGACCAGCTGGACCGGGCGCGGCTGTACCTGTGCACCGATGCGCGCCGCGGCACCGGCGACCTCGACGAGTTCGCCGACGCCGCGCTGCGCGGGGGCGTCGACGTGATCCAGCTGCGCGACAAAGGCTCGGCGGGCGAGGCCGAGCACGGCCCGCTCGAGGCGCGCCAGGAGCTCGCCGCGCTCGCGGTGCTGCGCGCCGCCACCCGGCGCCACGGCGCGCTGCTGGCCGTCAACGACCGCGCGGACGTCGCCCTCGCCGCGGGGGCCGACGTGCTGCACCTGGGCCAGGACGACCTCCCCGTCCCCCACGCCCGGCGGGTGGTGGGCGACAGGATGCTCATCGGCCGTTCCACGCACGACGCCGCGCAGGCGCAGGCCGCCGCTGCCGCCCCCGGCGTCGACTACTTCTGCGTCGGCCCCTGCTGGCCCACCCCCACCAAGCCGGGCCGCGACGCCCCGGGGCTGGATCTGGTGCGCACCGTCGCCGCCGAGGACCAGCCCAAGCCGTGGTTCGCGATCGGCGGCATCGACGGCACCCGGGCCGCCGAGGTACGCGAGGCGGGCGCGCGCCGCATCGTCGTCGTCCGCGCCATCACCGGGGCTTCGGACCCGGAGTCCGCCGCCCGCACGCTGCGTTCGGCGCTCGCGTGACCGCCGGCGCAGGGCAGGACGCAGGAGCAGGGCCGGACGCAGGCACGGCCTGGATGCGCCACCACGGTGCCGTCGCCCACAGCGTGCCCGTGGACGGCGGTGCGCTGCACGCCGTGGAGATCCCCGTGGCCGAGCCGCGGGGCGTCCCGGTCGTGTTCTGCCACGGCTTCCCGGGCTCCTGGTTCAGCTGGCGCGCGCAGCTTCCCGCGCTCGCCGCGCAGGGGCGCCGCGCCATCGCGCTGGACATGCGCGGCTACGGCGCGTCGCTGCGCCCCGCCGACGTGGCCGCCTACGACCGGCGCACCACCGTGGCGGACATGGCCGCCGTGCTCGACGCGCTGGGCATCGACCGGGCCGTGTTCTCCGGCCACGACTTCGGCGCCGCGCTGGCCTGGGACCTGCCGCTGTGGCTGCCGGACCGGGTGGCCGGCCTGGCGCAGCTCGCCGTGCCGCGAATGCCCCACTCACCACTGCGCCCGTCCGAGGCGTTCGCGATGCTCGCCGAACAGCACTTCTTCCACCAGCACTACTTCCAGGCGCCCGGGGTGGCCGAGGCCGAACTGGACGCCGCGCCGGGCGCATTCCTGCACCGGCTGATGTTCGCGCTGTCCGGCCAGGGCGACTACTACGCGTGCTGGCGCCGTCCCAGCACCGACGAGGACGGGGCGGCCACCGGCTACATCCCCTCGCTGCCCGCGGCGCCACCGCTGCCGTGGCCGTGGCTGACCGCCGATGAGTTCGCCTTCTACGTGGACGAGTTCACCCGCTCCGGGTTCACCGGCGGACTCAACTGGTACCGGGCGCAGGACCTGGCCTGGGAGCAGAACGCGCCGCACGACGGGGCCCAGGTGACGGCGCCGACAGCCTTCATCGCAGGCGCCGAGGACCCGGTGCTGACCATGCTGGGGTCGCGGTGCCTGGACACGATGGCGGCCACGGTACCCGGCCTCGCCGTGCAGGAGATCCTGCCCGGCGCGGGGCACTTCGTGCAGATGGAGGCCGCCGGCGACGTCAACCGCATCCTCGCCGGGTTCCTGCGGGAGCACGTGGACTAGGCGGATCCGCCGTGCACGTTTGGTGGACATTTGGTCGGAGATCGGCGGATTTTCGACCAGATGTCCACCAAACGCGGGGCGGGGCGAAGGGTGAGCAGGGCGGGCCGTGCGCAGCCCGCGCTCACAGCCAGCCGAGCACCCGCCCGGGGCTGATCACCTCGGCGTCCGCGGGCAGCCGCGCCCGCAGCCCGCGGTCCGCGGTGACCACCGCGGTCACCCCGTCCCACATCCCCGCGGCGCACTGCGCGATGGTGTCGTCTCCGCTGCCGGGGGCCCGTTCGACGTCGATGGAGTCGCGGTCGCCGGCGGCGCGCGCCTTGCCCTCGGTCACGGCGATCACCTGCGTCGTCCAGCCGAAGCCCGACGGTCCCAGGGAGACCGTGCGCGGCACGCCGCGCTCCAGTGCGTCGAGCATCCGCTCCGCCGCGCCGGCCCGGTCGCGCCACCAGCCGTCGGGACGCGACCCCACCAGGTTGGCCATGTCCACGATCAGCCGCAGCGGCCGCGTGCGCAGCCGGGGCCAGGCGTCGCCGAAGGCGTGGTGCAGCAGCATCGAAGCCACGTCGTCCTCCTGCACCCAGGCCAACTCGACGCTCTCGCGGTTGGCCACGGTGGCCAACGGCTGGTCGGCGTCCGCCACCACGGTGGTGTAGGACCAGGTGGCGTCGTCGCCGGCGGTGCGCAGGTCCGCGCGCACTGCGATCCGCTCCGCCGGCAGCCCGCATTCCTCGTGCGCCTCCCGCACGGCCGCCGCCACCGCGTCCTCGTGGCTGTCGCGGGCGCCGCCCGGGATGGACCACGTGCCGCCCTCGTGGCTCCACGCGGCACGGTGCTGCAGCAGCACGTGCGGGCGTCCCCCCGACCCGGGCGCCCGCAGCAGCAGCCCGGCCGCGCCGTGGCGGCCCCAATGCCGCCGTCCGTCCGGGCCGATCGCCCACCCGTCGCCGTCTCCGCGCATCGTCCGCACACCTCCGCAAGTTCCCCGGCCAGCGTAGGCGGCGGCCGCGGGTTCCGCCGTGGTCGGCCCGGACGCACGACCGGACCGACCGGCCGGGCGGCGCGCCGCGCGTGTTCGTCAGGGACCTGCCGCTGCGCCGCCGGCGGTCTTCTATCCTCATCGTGACGACGCACAACGTGACGAACGGCATCCCGGCGGATCGCATCGTGACGGAGGACCCGGCGCAGGACGACCGGTCGACATGGGGAGCGGACAGGTGTCAGTGGACGGCGGAACACGACTGCACGGCCGCCGCGGCGCGGCTGCGGCCGTGGTCGAGGACGTCCTGATGACGCGCGCCGGCCACTGGCGCGATCAGGCGTTCTCCACACCGGGACGTCTGGCCGCGATCGGGCTCGTCCTGGTGCTGCTGGCGCTGGCCTCCGGTGCGTCGATCGGGCTCGCCGTCAACGCCCGCGACACGCGCGTCGACACGCTGCGGGGCAGCGCCGAACCACTCGCCAACGCCGCCCAGGACCTGTACGCGTCACTGTCGATCGCCGACGCGTCCGCCTCCACCGCATTCCTCGCCGGCGGGCTGCAGCCCCAGGTGATGGTGGACCGCTACGACTCCGCGGTGGCCGCCGCCAGCGCCGCCCTCGCCACCGCCACGATGGGCGTGGGGGACGGCGACACCACCGCACGTGCGCTGCTGGCGTCGCTGTCCACCGGGCTGCCCGTCTACACCGGCCTGATCGCCACGGCCGGCGCCAACAACCGCTCCGGCAACCCGGTGGGCGTCAACTACCTGGGCGAGGCCTCGCACATGATGCAGACGCAACTGCTGCCCGACGCGCAACGGCTGTACTCGGAGCAGTCGGCGGCGGTGGTCGACCTGGAACACCGCAACGCCTCGGTGGACTGGTTTCCGCTGCTCGTCATCGCGCTCACCCTCGTCCTGCTGGTGGCATTCCAGTTCTACCTGGCCCGCCGCAGCAACCGGCGGCTCAACTTCGGCCTGGTGACGGCCACCGTCGCAATCGTGTTGATGTTCGCGTGGGCGCTCGTCGCCGGCCTCGTCTCCGCGTCGTTCAGCCAGCGCGCGGCCGCCGAGAGCACCGGACCGCTCTCGGTGGTCACCACCGCCCGCATCGCCGCCCAGCAGGCGCGCACCGACGAGACCCGCAACCTCCTGGCCCGCGGGGACGACACCGCGATGCCGCAGATGTTCGGCCAGCGCATGGCCACCATCCAGGACGCCCTGGACCAGGACGACGGCGGCGACAGCGATGCCGGCGCGCAACGCAACCTCGACGCGTGGCAGGCCGCCCACGGCGAGATGCGCGACCACCTGGCCCGCGGCGACTACACGGGGGCCGTGGACGTCGCGATCGGCACCGACGGGATGTCGTCGGGCACGCAGTTCGTCGCGCTCGACGCCACACTGGAGGACCGCATCGGTGAGCTGCGTGCCAGCGGCCAGCGGCTCGTCGACGATTCGGCCCGCGCCACCGGATTCCTCGTCGTCGGCTCCGGGATCCTCGCCGGCGTGGCCGCGCTGGCGATCATCTTCGGCCTGCGCCCCCGGCTGAGCGAGTACCAATGAGGGCGCGCCGCATCGGGCTTTCCGCCGCCGTGGCCCTCACGCTCGCCGCCGGCGCCTGCGCCTCGCCGTCCGCGGCACCGTCGATCACGCCGCAGCCCGGGGGCCCGCCGCTGCCCGCCGCCGCCACCGTGCTCCCGCAGCCCACGGAGCGCCCGGCCCCTCCCACCGACTGCGACGCCACCGGCAGCCTGCGGCCCGGGGTGCAGGGTGCGGTGTCGGGGCGTCTGCAGCAGGTCCGCGACCGCGGCAGGCTCATCGTCGGGCTGGACCAGGGCAGCAACCTGTTCAGCTTCCGCGACCCGCTCAGCGGCGACCTGCTCGGCTTCGACGTCGACATCGCCCACCAGGTGGCGCGGGACCTGTTCGGCGACCCGGCACGGGTGGAGTTCCACTTCCTCAGCTCCGCCCAGCGCGAGGAGGCGCTGCGCGAGGGCACGGTGGACATGGTCATCAAGACGATGACGATCACCTGTGAGCGCGCCCGGTCGGTGGCGTTCTCCACGGTGTACTACCGTGCGGCGCAACGGGTGCTGGTGCCGCGTGATTCGGCGGTGCGCGGCCAGGCGGACCTGGGCGGCAAGACGGTCTGCATGGCGGCCGGCACCACCTCGATCCCGTCGCTGTGGCACGTGCAGCCCGCGGCGCGCATCATGACCGTCCCCAGCTGGGGCGACTGCCTCGTCGCCATCCAGCAACGGCAGGTCGACGCGGTGAGCACCGACGACACGATCCTCGCCGGCATGGTGGCGCAGGACCCCAACCTCATGATCGTCGGCGACCCGATCGAGCAGGAGCCCTACGGCATCGGCATGCACAAGGGCGACGACGCGCTGGTCCGCTTCGTCAACGGAACGCTGGAGCGCATCCGGGACGACGGCACCTGGCAGCGCATCTACGACCGGTGGCTCGCCGTGCTGGGGCCCGCGCCCGAACCTCCCGCACCCCGTTATGTGGACTGACAGCGCACCCGGGCGGCCGGGAACGTGGGAACGGCCACGGCCGCGCGCCGAGGTGACAGGCTGGGCGGTATGAGCACCAGAGCCGCGGACCGGCCCGGAGACCCCGGCGCCACCGCCCCCTCGCTGCGCGACGAGCCGACGCGCGGCTCCGAGCGCCGCCCTGACGGAAGCCCGGACGGCTCCGGAACGCAAGGGTCGCTGCGTTCCGGGACGGCACCGTCCTGGGCGTCGCCCGGGTCCGCCACCACCGCGGGCCGGCGGCGTGCACGCGCGCGCACCGGTTCCGCCCGGCTGGCCGGCGGCCTCGTCGAGGTTCCGATCGTGCAGCAGACGGACCCCGAAACTGCGCTGCTCGACAGCCCCGTCGTGGCGGAGGGCAAGAGGTACTGCGGCACCTGCGGGCAACCGGTGGGGCGCGCCACCGCGGCCGGCGCCGGCCCGGTGGCCGGGCTCTGCGGCACGTGCGGCGCGCCGTTCGATTTCACGCCCATGCTCCAGCCCGGGGACCTCATCGCCGGGCAGTACGAGGTGCGCGGGTGCCTGGCGCACGGCGGGCTCGGATGGATCTACCTGGCGATGGACCGCAACGTCAGCGACCGGTGGGTGGTGCTCAAGGGCCTGTTGCATTCGCAGGACCCGTCCGCGCAGGCGGTGGCGGTGGCCGAGCGCGAGTTCCTCGCCGAGCTGACCCACCCGAGCATCGTGAAGATCTTCAACTTCGTCGAGCACCCCCGGCCGGACGGCACCCCGGTGGGCTACATCGTCATGGAGTTCATCGGCGGCACCACCCTCAAACGCTCGTCCGGCGACGAGCACATGCCGCTCGAACATGCCATCGCGTACGTCCTCGAGATCCTGCCCGCGCTGGAATACATGCACTCGAGCGGCCTCGTCTACAACGACCTCAAACCGGACAACATCATGGTGGGCGAGGACCAGGTGAAGCTCATCGACATGGGCGCCGTCGCGGGCATCGGCGACTACGGGTACATCTACGGCACCCAGGGCTTCCAGGCCCCCGAGATCATGGAGACCGGCCCCACCCCGGCCACCGACATCTTCACCGTCGGCCGCACCCTGGCCGTGCTCACCGTCGACATCGCCAAGGACAAAGGGCGCTACGTCGACGGCATCCCCCGCCCCTCCGAGGAGCCGTTGTTCGCCGAGCACGAGTTCTTCTACCGGCTGCTCATGCGCTGCACCGACCCCGAGCCGCACAACCGCTACCCGAGCGCGCAGGCGCTGGCGGGAGACCTGCGCGGGGTCCTCCGCGAGATCGTCTCCGCCCACACCGGCACGCCCCACCCCGCGATGTCGTCGCTGTTCAGCCCGCCGCGCACCACGTTCGGCACCGACCTCGCCATCGCCCGCACCGACAGGCTCGTCGACGAACACGCCGAGGAACCGCGGGTGCGTCCCGCCACCGTCGCCCAGGCGCTCCCGGTGCCGCTCGTCCCCGCCGACGACCCGGCCGCGACGCGCCTGGCGTCCACCGTGCACAGCCGCCCGGAAGAGGTCCTCGACATGCTGCGCCGGGTGCGCGACGACGACGACCCCGCCGTGCACGACAGCATCGAGATCCCGCTGGCCGAGGTGCGCGCATTCCTCGATCTGGGCGAACCCGACCACGCGCTCGACCTGCTCGACAGGCTGCGTGCCGAGCGGATGCCCGACTGGCGGTTCGACTGGCTCGGCGGGGTCGCGCGACTGCAGTCCGGCGACTACCAGGAGGCTTTCACCTCGTTCGACGCCGTGCTCACCGCGCTGCCCGGCGAAGCGGCCCCCAAGCTCGCCGCCGCCGCCACCGCGGAGATCGTCCTCGACTCGTGGGAGAGCGACGCGCCCGACGCATGGCGCGGGCTGGGCGAACGCTACTACCGGCGCCTGTGGCAGGCCGACCGCGCAGTGGTGGCCGCCGCCTTCGGCCTGGCCCGGCAGCTGGTGGAGCGCGGCGACATCACCGGCGCCGTCGCCGCATTGGACCAGGTGCCGGTCAGCTCACGGCACCGCGACGAGGCGCAGATGACGGCGGTGCTCACGCTCATCGACCAGCGCGCGGTCACCTCGATCACCGACGACCAGCTCGAGGACGCCGGCAGGCGCATCGAGCTGCTGCCCGCGGACGACAGGCGCACCTTGCAGCTGCGCGCGCTGGCGATGGGGATCGCGCTCGAATGGCTGCGCCACGGCCGCACCCCCAAGCACACCCACTTCCTGGGGACCCGGTTCACCGAGCACGGGCTGCGCACCGACACCGAGCGCACGCTGCGCACCCTGGCGCGGTCCGTCCGCGAGAACCAGCGCCGCTACCGGCTGGTGGACCTGGCCAACCGGGTCCGGCCCCGTACCTGGGTGTAGGGGAACCGCCGGCGCCGCAGATCCCGCCGAGGCGAGCACCGTTTCCCGCCGCATGGCCGATATCGCGTGCGCGGGTTGCACAGACGGTGCGCGGGTCGGCCAGACGGCGGGCGGACCGCCCCGACGGACACGGGAGGCTGGAACAATACGGTCGACCCGCTTCGAGCTGCGGGGCGCCGCCCGGTGCCGTACAGTGCACAGTCTCAAGGGCACCGTCCGGCACCGGGGAATCGCGCCGGCCTCTTCGATCGAATCGGGGTGCACGATGACGCGGACTCACACAACGCAGACCCGTACCGCCGCCGTCCGAACCCTGTTCACCGTGCTCGTCGCGGTCACAGCCGCACTCACAGCCGTACTCGCCGCGGCACCGGCCGGTGCCGCGCCGCCCGCGCACGTCACCGGCGTCAGCAACCTCGGGCCGCAGGTCCTGCAGGTGGACGTGTACTCCCCCAGCATGGACCGCGTCATCTCCAACACCGTCCTGCGTCCCCCGGGCGGCGGCCCCGCTCCGGTGCTGTACCTGCTCGGCGGCGTCAAGGGCGGCACGGACGGCGTCTCCTGGCGGAACGACTCCGCCTACGAGCAGTTCTTCGCGGACAAGAACGTCACCGTCGTCACCCCCATCGGCGGCCCGTTCAGCGAGTACACGGACTGGCGATTCGACGACCCGGTCCTGGGACCCGCACGCGCCAACCAGTGGCAGACCTACCTGACACGCGAGCTCCCGCCCGCCATCGACGCCGAGTTCGCGACCACCGGCCGCAACGCCATTGCAGGCCTGTCCATGTCGGCGGGCCCCGCCATCGACCTCGCGATCCAGGCGCCGGAGCTCTACCAGGCCGCGGGCGCGTACAGCGGCTGCCCCATCAACGGCGGCATGTTCGGCGCCGCGCAGGTGTCGTCGGTGGTGCTCGCCGGCGGCGGGAGCGCCTCGAACATGTGGGGGCCGCCCGGCAGCGCCAGCTGGGCCGCGCACGACCAGTTCGCCCGGGCCGGCGAGCTGCGCGGCACCGCCGTCTACCTGGGCTCCGCATCGGGCATCCCCGGGGAGGTCGACGCGCTGGCGCCCTACCAGCTCTTCGGCGCGGCCACCGGCGGCGGGGCCGTCGAGGCGATCGCCGATGCGTGCACCGCCGCGTTCTCCCGCCGGCTCGACGACGTGGGCGTGCCGCACACGTTCGTCCACCGCGACCGCGGGGCCCACACCTGGGGACTGTTCGAGGCCGAACTGCGCGAGTCCTGGTTCACCGTCATCGGCCCGGCCCTGGGAGCGTAGGCCGGGGCCCCGGGAAGGGCCCTCAGTCGCAGATGCCCCGCAGCTTCTCGATCAGCGCCACCCGCCCGGCCGCGTCCGCCGCCATCGGGGCCACGTTGAGCGTGGTCACGCCGGCCTCGGCGAACGCCGCGACCCGTTCGCGCACATACGATTCAGGCCCGATCAGGTTGACGGCCCGCACCAGCTCGTCCGGAATCGCCGCCGCGGCCTCCTCCTTCTTGCCGGCCAGGTAGAGGTCCTGCACCACCTCGGCCTCCTTGCCGAAGCCGTACGTGGTGGCCAGCGTGTTGTAGAAGTTCTTGCCCTTGGCGCCCATGCCGCCGATGTAGAGCGCCAGGTGCGGGCGCACCCAGTCGTGCATGTGGTCCACGTCGTCGCCGATGGCCACCGCCGGTCCCGCATACACCTCGAGCTCGCCCAACGACGGATCGCGCTTGGCCTTGCCGGCCGCCAGCGCGTCGCCCCATGCATCCTGCGCCTTCTCCGGGTAGAAGAAGATCGGTTGCCAGCCTTCGGCCAGCTCCGCGGTGAGCTCGACGTTCTTGGGCCCCAGGGCCGCGAGCACGATGGGGATCCGCTCGCGCACAGGGTGGTTGATCAGCTTGAGCGACTTGCCCAACCCGGTGCCCTCGTCGGCCGGCAGCGGGATCCGGTATCGCTTGCCCTGGTGCTGCACCTTCTCACGACGCCACACCTGACGGCAGATGTCGATGATCTCGCGGGTGCGCCCCAACGGTGCGTCGTACTTGACGCCGTGGAAGCCCTCGATGACCTGCGGCCCCGAGGCGCCGAGCCCCAGGGTGAAGCGCCCGTCGGAGACGTAGTCCAGCCCGGCGGCGGTCATCGCGGTGAGCGTGGGCGTGCGCGTGTAGATCTGCAGGATCCCCGACGCCAGCTCCAGGCGCGTGGTGCGTGCCGCGAGGAACCCCAACTGGCTGACCGCGTCGAACGAGTACGCCTCCGGGACGAAGGCGATGTCGAGTCCCGCCCGTTCCAGGTCCGCCACCTCGGCGGCCGTCTCGGCGAATCCGCCGCTGTAGTTGAGGGTCATGCCGACGCGCATCAGTGCACCTCTGTTCTCGATCAGGGTGGGTGGGTGTTCTCGATCATGGGTGGAGTCCGATCACACGCGAGTCTGCCACGTCGTGCCGGGGGTCACACAGGCAGTACTATTGTTCACGGATACAATACTGGTGTTCCCGGCCGGAGCAGACGAGATCGGAGCCGAAATGACAGCGACGCTCGCCCCGCAGCGCGACGCACGTGGCCCGCAGGAACGCGGCACCCGCACCGCGGCCCTCACGCTGGCGGCCCGCAACGCGTGGGCGCTGACGCCGTTCGGCAACGGCATCGAGCGGCCGGCGCCGCTGCCGTCCACCGTGGTCCACGACGCGCACCACTGCACCGTCCGCCGGTACAGCGCGCCGGGGGCGGACGGGGCGCCGGTCCTGCTGGTGCCCCCGCTGGCCGTGTCCATCGACTGCTACGACCTGCGACCGGGGCAGAGCCTGGCCGCGCACTTCGTCGAATCGGGCCGGCCCGTCTACGTCGTCGACTACGGCCGCATCCGGTACGCCGACCGTGACATGGGCTTCGACGACTGGTTCGCCCGCATCATCCCCACCGCGATCGGAGCGGTGCTGCGCGACGCGGACAACGGCCCTGCCGCCGCCGATCCCACACTGGACCTCGTCGCCTGGAGCCTGGGCGGCACGCTCTCCCTGCTCACCGCCGCCCACTACCCCGAGCTGCCGATCCGGTCCATCGTCGCCATGGGCACGCCCATCGACTACGCGAAGAACCCGTCCATCGCGCCGCTGCGCGCCCTGGGCTCGCTCGCGCCGCTGCCGGTGGTCGGCGGAGTGGTGCGCACCGCCGGCGGCATCCCCTCGCCGCTGGTCAAGCTCAGCTACCGCTCGACGGCGCTGACCCGGGAGCTGACGCGGCCGTGGTTCATCGCCAACAACCTCACCGACACCACGGCGCTCGCCCAGATGGAGGCGATCGACCGGTTCATGGCAGGAATGCCCGGGTACCCGGCACGCTTCTACACCCAGATGCACAAGAACCTCATCATGGGCAACGCGCTCGCATCAGGGCGCGTGCGCATGGGCGGACACGAGGTAGAGCTGGCCGACCTGCGGGTGCCGGTGCTCGCGATCTGCGGCGACACCGACGTGCTGGCGCCCGCGGCCAGCGTCGCGGCCGCCGCCGACGTGCTCACCGGCTCGCCGCGGGTACGGGTCGAGACTGTCCCGGGCAGCCATTTGGGCATGGTCGCCGGCAGCGGGGCGAGTGCGCACACGTGGCCGGTGATCGACCGGTTCCACGCCGGCCTGCCCGGGTGAACCGCCGGCGCGCCACGGCGCCACCGCGCTCGGTATGTTCCTCGGTGCTCCGCGCCCGGATTCCACCGAAAAACGCCCCGCGCGACGACTACTCCACGAACTCCCAGGCGGCCTTCGCGATGGCGAGCTCCTCGTTCGTCGGCACCACCAGCACCGCGGTCTTCGATGCGGCGGTCGAGACCACCCGTCCGTGGTCGCCGCGCACGCGGTTGACGGCCGGGTCCACCTCGATGCCGTACCCTTCGAGCCCGGCCAGCGCGTCCTCGCGCACGGATGCGGCGTTCTCGCCGACGCCGGCGGTGAACGTGATCGCGTCGACGCGTCCGAGCACCGCCATGTAGGCGCCGACGTATTTGCGCAGCCGGTGCACGTACACGTCGTAGGCGAGCGCCGCACGCGGATCACCGGCCTCCCGTCGTTCGGTGACGGTGCGGAAGTCGTTGACGCCGCTGAGCCCCTTGAGCCCCGAGCGCCGGTTGAGCAGCTCGTCGATGTCGGCGATGTCCATCCCGGCGTGCCGGCCCAGGTGCAGCAGCACCCCCGGGTCCACATCTCCGGGACGGGTGCCCATGACGAGCCCCTCGAGCGGCGTGAGCCCCATCGACGTCTCCACCGCCACGCCGCCGCGCACCGCCGAGGCCGACGCCCCGTTGCCCAGGTGCAGCACGATGGTGTTGACCTCGTCGCGGGGCCGCCCCAGCAGCCGTGCCGTCTCCTCGCTGACGTACTCGTGCGAGGTGCCGTGGAACCCGTAGCGCTGCACTCCGTATTCCTCTGCCACGTCCGCGTCGATGGCGTAGGCGGCGGCCGCGGGGGGCAGCGTGTGGAAGAAGCCGGTGTCGAACACGCCCACGTGCGGCACGTCGGGGAAGTGTTCGCGGGCCACCTCGATGCCGATGATGTTCGCCGGGTTGTGCAGGGGTGCGAGGTCGGCCAGCCGATCGATGGTCTCGACCACCCTCGGGCGTGATGAGTGTGGGCTGCGTGAACACCTTGCCGCCGTGCACGATCCGATGACCGACGGCCGCCACGCCCGCCTCGTCCAGGTCCAGCCCCGGTCTCGGCGAACGTGCGGTAGGCCAGTGTCAGCCCGTGCGTGTGGTCAGTGATCTCGCCCCGCCATTCGCTGGTGCGCCCGTCGTACTCGTGGGTGAGCCGGCCCTGCGGTTCGCCGATCTGCTCGACCAGACCGGACGCGACGGCACGTTCGCCGGCCACGTCGACCAATTCGTACTTGATCGACGATGATCCCGAGTTGATCACGAGCACAAGGCGGCTCATCGGCCAGCCCCTTCCGTCGGGTCGGAGGCGCGGCCGGACACCTGCGCCTGGATCGCGGTGATCGCCACGGTGTTGACGATGTCCTCCACCAGCGCGCCGCGCGAGAGGTCGTTGACGGGCTTGCGCAGCCCCTGCAGCACCGGCCCGATGGCCACCGCCCCCGCCGTCCGCTGCACCGCCTTGTAGGTGTTGTTGCCCGTGTTGAGGTCCGGGAAGACGAGCACCGTCGCCCGCCCGGCCACCGCCGACTCCGGCATCTTGGCCGCCGCCACCGACGGTTCGACGGCCGCGTCGAACTGGATGGGCCCCTCCACGGGCAGCCCGGTGCCCCGTTCGCGCACCAGCGCGGTGGCGGCGCGCACCTTGTCGACGTCGGCGCCCGAGCCCGATTCGCCCGTCGAGTACGACAGCATCGCCACGCGCGGGTCGATGCCGAACTGCGCCGCCGTGCGCGCCGACGAGACGGCGATGTCCGCGAGCTGCTCGGCGGTGGGGTCGGGCACCACCGCACAGTCGCCGAAGGCGAGCACCCTGTCCGCCAGGCACATCAGGAAGATCGACGACACCGTGGACACGTCCGGCAGCGTCTTGATGATCTCGAACGCGGGGCGGATCGTGTGGGCGGTGGTGTGCGCGGCACCGGAGACCATGCCGTCGGCCGCGCCCATGTGCACCATCATCGTGCCGAAATACGACGAGTCGCGCATCACCTCCGCGGCCACGTCCTCGGTGACGCCCCGGTGCGCGCGCAGCCGCGCGTACTCCGTGATGAAACCGTGCCGCAGCGTGGAGGACGCCGGATCGATCACCTGCGCACCGTCGAGCTCCAGACCGAGCTCCGCGGCGCGCTGGCGCACGCGGGTCTCGTCGCCGAGGATCGACAGGTCGACGATGCCGCGCCGGATCAGCCGGCCGGCGGCGCGCAGGATCCGATCGTCGTCGCCTTCGGGCAGCACGATGCGGCGCCGGTCGGCACGGGCCCGCGCCAGCAACCGGAACTGGAACATCTGCGGCGTCACGATCTGCGGAATGTCCACCCGCATGAGGTCGCGCAGCGCCTCGCCGTCGACGTGCCGTTCCATCAGGTCCAGCGCGGTGTCCACCTTGCGCAGCGACGACGGGGTCATCTGGCCGCGGGTCTGCGACGCGATGGCCGCGGTGGCGAACGTGCCCTGCTCGCAGCGGATGAGCGGC is a window from the Tomitella gaofuii genome containing:
- a CDS encoding alpha/beta fold hydrolase, with protein sequence MRHHGAVAHSVPVDGGALHAVEIPVAEPRGVPVVFCHGFPGSWFSWRAQLPALAAQGRRAIALDMRGYGASLRPADVAAYDRRTTVADMAAVLDALGIDRAVFSGHDFGAALAWDLPLWLPDRVAGLAQLAVPRMPHSPLRPSEAFAMLAEQHFFHQHYFQAPGVAEAELDAAPGAFLHRLMFALSGQGDYYACWRRPSTDEDGAATGYIPSLPAAPPLPWPWLTADEFAFYVDEFTRSGFTGGLNWYRAQDLAWEQNAPHDGAQVTAPTAFIAGAEDPVLTMLGSRCLDTMAATVPGLAVQEILPGAGHFVQMEAAGDVNRILAGFLREHVD
- a CDS encoding glutamate ABC transporter substrate-binding protein, yielding MRARRIGLSAAVALTLAAGACASPSAAPSITPQPGGPPLPAAATVLPQPTERPAPPTDCDATGSLRPGVQGAVSGRLQQVRDRGRLIVGLDQGSNLFSFRDPLSGDLLGFDVDIAHQVARDLFGDPARVEFHFLSSAQREEALREGTVDMVIKTMTITCERARSVAFSTVYYRAAQRVLVPRDSAVRGQADLGGKTVCMAAGTTSIPSLWHVQPAARIMTVPSWGDCLVAIQQRQVDAVSTDDTILAGMVAQDPNLMIVGDPIEQEPYGIGMHKGDDALVRFVNGTLERIRDDGTWQRIYDRWLAVLGPAPEPPAPRYVD
- a CDS encoding NUDIX hydrolase, producing MRGDGDGWAIGPDGRRHWGRHGAAGLLLRAPGSGGRPHVLLQHRAAWSHEGGTWSIPGGARDSHEDAVAAAVREAHEECGLPAERIAVRADLRTAGDDATWSYTTVVADADQPLATVANRESVELAWVQEDDVASMLLHHAFGDAWPRLRTRPLRLIVDMANLVGSRPDGWWRDRAGAAERMLDALERGVPRTVSLGPSGFGWTTQVIAVTEGKARAAGDRDSIDVERAPGSGDDTIAQCAAGMWDGVTAVVTADRGLRARLPADAEVISPGRVLGWL
- a CDS encoding serine/threonine-protein kinase, translated to MSTRAADRPGDPGATAPSLRDEPTRGSERRPDGSPDGSGTQGSLRSGTAPSWASPGSATTAGRRRARARTGSARLAGGLVEVPIVQQTDPETALLDSPVVAEGKRYCGTCGQPVGRATAAGAGPVAGLCGTCGAPFDFTPMLQPGDLIAGQYEVRGCLAHGGLGWIYLAMDRNVSDRWVVLKGLLHSQDPSAQAVAVAEREFLAELTHPSIVKIFNFVEHPRPDGTPVGYIVMEFIGGTTLKRSSGDEHMPLEHAIAYVLEILPALEYMHSSGLVYNDLKPDNIMVGEDQVKLIDMGAVAGIGDYGYIYGTQGFQAPEIMETGPTPATDIFTVGRTLAVLTVDIAKDKGRYVDGIPRPSEEPLFAEHEFFYRLLMRCTDPEPHNRYPSAQALAGDLRGVLREIVSAHTGTPHPAMSSLFSPPRTTFGTDLAIARTDRLVDEHAEEPRVRPATVAQALPVPLVPADDPAATRLASTVHSRPEEVLDMLRRVRDDDDPAVHDSIEIPLAEVRAFLDLGEPDHALDLLDRLRAERMPDWRFDWLGGVARLQSGDYQEAFTSFDAVLTALPGEAAPKLAAAATAEIVLDSWESDAPDAWRGLGERYYRRLWQADRAVVAAAFGLARQLVERGDITGAVAALDQVPVSSRHRDEAQMTAVLTLIDQRAVTSITDDQLEDAGRRIELLPADDRRTLQLRALAMGIALEWLRHGRTPKHTHFLGTRFTEHGLRTDTERTLRTLARSVRENQRRYRLVDLANRVRPRTWV
- the thiE gene encoding thiamine phosphate synthase, whose translation is MNAAPGHPRSRHPRDQLDRARLYLCTDARRGTGDLDEFADAALRGGVDVIQLRDKGSAGEAEHGPLEARQELAALAVLRAATRRHGALLAVNDRADVALAAGADVLHLGQDDLPVPHARRVVGDRMLIGRSTHDAAQAQAAAAAPGVDYFCVGPCWPTPTKPGRDAPGLDLVRTVAAEDQPKPWFAIGGIDGTRAAEVREAGARRIVVVRAITGASDPESAARTLRSALA